catagtgagtatttttaattttcgaTGTTTGCAAAACCAAAGGGGTAAATTGAGGGGTTTCTGTGCTATTAAGCTttaattatcttttattaagATGAAATGTAGACTGAAAGCAAACAAATCTCTAACATCCCGAGTCACTAATAATGTGAAGATAGAATTTAGTAACATTACAGCTGGAAACATAACTGTGATCATACACAAATTTGGGAGGATAATGTGTCAGTGTAAAGATTATCGGCATAATACTTGTCATGTGCATCATTTTGCAGGAAAGGCGGAAATCTCGGAAATGAGTCTCCCAGAGCGGAACACGtaagtttaaaatgtattattctttTGTTATATTTCAGTGCGGAGAAGATACAGAAAACGCTGTCAGGACAGAATTAAATGGCTCTTTGTTCAGCTGAGTGTCTTCAGATAAGAGCTCTGCTTCACTATCATAGTTGTGCATCAGCTGGATTGAATTTCCTGCATATTGCTGTCAGACGTTTAATCTCTCTCCTGTCTctgtgtccatctgtccatctgtctgcgtgtgtgtgtgtgtttgtgtgtgtctgtgtatatgtgtttctctttctctctcttgcaaactctgttttttatttcttgagACACTGCAAGGTCATCCTTTAAATATGACCCTCTGTTCAGCCCTGTGTACTGGATGAACTTTAAGCAAATTAAGAGTCGGTTTCTGTGTGCTGTATTCTGTTTACTTCAGTGACACATCCTGAACCGAAAGGGATCATCGTGACCTTGTGAAATGTCACAGGAAACCAACAGTCATTCAAATGAACAAATGGGTGTTGAGGAGGACAAAAGaacaggcagttttttttgcatgcaaatGACTGCTTTAGGGATCTGTGAATGACTTTCATAGAAAAGACAATGTTATAGACATGGaacattaaaattcattcaaactgctttaaaatgacaAGTCTGAAGTTCTTAAGGTACttttgaaataagaaaaaaatttccaGAACCTAATCAtttatacaagaaaaaaaaaaattctcttaacATTCCGTTCATTAAGAACTGTTACTTTCGAAAGTGGACCATCTGTCCCGGGCTCAGGAATTTATATCATTATTAGATAGGAAAAACCAAGGCAAATCATTTAACCTAACATATACCAGCATCAAATAAATTATATGATACaaagttattgttattttcatgtttaaaaataagtttttcaatgggaacataaaaaaatacaaatctaCATTGCATTATTTTACGAAAGGAAAATTACACTTACTATAGaatcactttgtgtttttacatgcaCCTGAGTTCttgacattttctttctgatgtCCTGTTTAGTTACAGGGACACCGTGAGACTCACTTTTGTATGAAAGAAGCTTTGATCCATTTTTTGTCTGCTGAGTCACTTCAGGAAGTCTGAAAAATGATGATGGTAAAAAGCAATTTCActcataaaatacataaaattgtCAATCAGCAGTTATAATGTTGGAGGAAATCTTATTTGTCCATTTCTGAATTCAGTGAATGAgaaatgttttgaataaaaattaatcattttcacATTGTATATCAATTTAGTGTGAGAtatgtaatgatttttttccctgacTTTGAGATCTGAACacagaacaaatttaaatagATGGCACAAATGTTTCAAGTTTAGGCATCCTGATGTGGATATTTCAAAAAGTTCTTTTCAtactttcatacatttatttttcacattgacAGCAAGTAAAGTCAGTAGAAGAGGATTAATGCCTAtctttatttttaccttttctaCTAATGTTTTCATCATCCTTTATTGGAGTAGCATACAAACcaagagaaacagagaaaatgtacctgttaaaattttctttcatgAAAGCATCTTTTCCAGTGCGAGATGCCTGTTGCTGTATCTGATCTGATGCATTTCCCATATGAATATTGCAGGCACCCATCACTGGATCTACCTTGTTGCTGGCCTTTGAAATGTTTACTTCTTGACTATCTTTATGCTTtgtgccatttttctttttatctttcttCCTGTCAGACTTCACCTGTCTCAATCCTACAGCTGAGGTAGTCTTGGCTTCTGTGTTCTGCTGTTTTCCCTTTGGAGgatctgttttctttccacttggAGCTGGCAGCTTGCTTTTACGGAAGCCAAACCAGTTAGCCAGAGACAGAGCAGCTTTCTGTTTGGTCTCAGGGGCTTGTGTTTTGTCCTGTCCttgacatttctgcatgttctcctcaatACCCATCATGACCTTTTCCTCAACAGTGGAGGCTGACACGCTTAAGGATGTCCCTGGCTTCTCAGGACTTACTTTGCTGttgacttgttttgttttattcttcacCAAATCCATTTGGATGGGGCTCTGCAAAGGATTCTTCATAGCTTCATTCGCTTGGCAGGCAGGAAATGGTGACGTGTCAGAAGAAGAATGGGGCAGTACTTTCATTGGTCGCCCACTGTTCTTGAGACCAAATTTGTTAGCAAAAGTGAAGCTGTGGACTTCATTTTCAGTCAGTGGACAATGAGCTTCATTCTTAGTTATGTTGCTTGCTCTGTTTTCTGAGACAGGGAGAGCACTCTGGCTACTGGAGCTGGTCAGTTTGTGAGCATCTGCCAGACTGCGTCGACAGTCAGCTGGAATCTCTTCTGGACAACTAAGGCTCGCGAGCTGGGAACTATTTACAAATAAGTGCTGTCTGTTTCCGTTCTCACCCATGTTCATAATGATGCGCTTTCGAACCTTTCCAACCCCACCTGAAGTGCTCATACTGGGTTTTTCTGGGTTGTGATTGCTGAAACTTTGACTGTGTGGTTTGGCGCCTTTCCTTCCCAAAGCAGGTTTTAAATCCAGTTTGCCTGAAGCCAAGCTGGATTTCAAACTTTTATGATCAACTATCTCATCTTCAGTTGAGTTGTTTTCTGGCAATACTTGGAAGAGTTGTTCTCCATACATTGAGTTACAACGAGTGCCACCTCTTCTACCAAGTTTTGATTTCTCTTGAGTCCTTTGCTTTGTATCCCATCCGTTTAAAGCATTTTTCCCTTTAGAGGCAGTGTTGATGTGATCTTTTTCATACTTTAATGGTGTTGTGGGGTTTTTCACTAGTGAAAGGGGTAACTTAACAAGTCCTTTCAAGCTAAGAGGAATTTGGGTCTTTGACACATTCTCTGCTGAGTTCTGGCAGTCTACATTTAAGTCCGTGCAGCTGGATGTTGGCTGAGGAATCTTTGTCATCAGTTCTTGAGACAAAGCAAGGTATTGAAAGTGATCTTGCATAGACGTTGGATAGCCGCTCGAAGTCTTGTCCACCAGTGCAGCTCCATTTTCAAAtgtctgcactttttttttactgtgctccTGTGGAGAAACATTATCGCTGACATGTGGagcagatttatttttcatacctCTGAAAGATAACTCATTTGTGTCACAATGGCACCCTAAACCTGATGGGGCGTCGTAGGGTTTTTTAGTAGCATCTTTTGGTTTACCATTTGTTGGAATCTGACTTGAAGAAGACTTTTGAAGCTCATTATTAGGGTTGTATACCAAGTTCAGAGGTACTGCTTTTGTGCTACAGCTCACAGCAAAGGACTCAGAATTTTTTCCGATAGGAGAGGCTAGATGTTGTACGTCACATAGTGATGAGGAGGAGCAAGTGCCACCATCATTCTTGTTTGGCAGATTGTTGTTTGGCTGGGATACTTTGGGGCTCTGAGAACAGATAGTGCTAGCTAGACTGACAAATCCTGACATCTTACTGGGAGGAGATGTGGGGGACTTCTGGGTAGTGAAACCAATGTTTTCACCACCACTGCTGCTTACCTCAGTGGCGGTGACATTTGAAATCTTGTAGATAGATTCCTCTCTCTGGAAATGTGTCTTAGCAATGTTTGCTTTTGAACAGTTATGCGTGGGAGGTACAGCCTGGATTTTGTGATCAGGAGTATTATGGACCCTTACTGGTTTCTGCTTTTCTGGAACATGTATCTCAAGTTGCTTCAAACTGTCACCCATACATTGATTTTGGCCAGTGGCAGTTCTGCAAGAGATGTTTTGGGTCTGAAGCTCAAGTGGCCTTCCTTTTATCTGTAAGATAGAATGGTTTCTTAAATTTCCTCCTTTCTCACAGTTAAGGCTTCCTAGAGGTGGCAGCTCGTTGGGTTCGTCATTGTATATGCTCTGCACCTCACTGATTTGAAATATATGCTGTGAATTGAGTTCTATGGGTTTTTCGTTCCCTGCATCAATTATCgacattgtgttttctttcaaacACGCATTCATTCTAAAGGGGTTGAAGAGGCTAAAAGGCCTCTCCTTGCTTTCGGTGGAATGAAATCGGCTATGGTTTTTCCATCCACTCTGGGAGGTAAGTGGCTCATCTACCTTTGAGAGTTTTTTGAGATCCCATTCAAGCTGTTCTGTATGCTGGCCATTACTGCTGTCCAGTTGGGGTTCAGCTTCCAACTCATCTGTCTCTGACATTTGAGGTTTTGCTTGGAACCTTATAGAGTCTGCCTTCAAATGCAGAACTGTGGAACTAAGGTTGTCACAGTCTTTCTTTCTGGACTCGAAAACATTGCTGAATCTCAGGAGCTTCTTAGTGAAGTCTTTGGTGTTGTAAGTTGAGAGCAGATTAGTTGGATTGGATCGCAGTTGGTCAACATTTTTGATGTCATTCTGATCACATTTCCATCTGCAGAAGGTGTTGGATACATCGTGATTGCAGCAGTCCTTGGCACAAATATTGTGTTGATTGCTCAGGTCCCAGGATGACTCATCTGCATCATCCGAGTCATACAGAACCTGATCTTTAGATCCAGTTAGCCTTGACAGTTTTCCTATTTGAAAGGGTTTGGTTGTTCTCTTTTTCCTTATGTTGGTTCCCAAAGAATAGATCCCTTCATTGGACTTCATGTAGTCTTTGTAGCCTGATTTGGAATGAAGGCAGGATGGTTTTTTTTGACTGTACCTCTGTAGCATCTTTAGACCTGCCAAGATGTGGTATTCCTTCTTTTGGGACCATAGTTGTTCCTCACTTAGTCGATGTGTGTCACTAGGGGCAGATGTCCCAAAACTAACTCTTTTCTTCCATGTGAAGGAGGACTGTGATGGGAAAAACAAAGACCCAATATGTGCATGTCTTACTGATATGAAGCTAAGATActtgttcttttttcagttttatttgttatttattaataaatctaCATGTCCACATAATAGAATAGAATGTCAAGCAATACAGGTGTTGAAGAAGAATGTGGGTCTAATACCAGCTTGTTGCAGGAGTGTCCTTCTTTCCAGGTGAATGAACCACTGGAGCACTCGCTGCAGGCACTGGACAGGGAGAGctcactgctgctgcagctgctgtatGAATACACTCCAGCTGGCACTGCCAGGCTCATCTGACTTGGGTACTTCTCCATAGGAAATCCTGCAACCTGCCGCACTTGGGACTCCTGCCAAATTGTAAGGCAAATATGAATGAACATAATATAGCAGCCTAATATAGGAAAGGGCAAGACTTGGTGTCAATGTCCAAGTTTGGGAAACTTTCAAGTTAATTTTCAACTAGCATTTGATTTATAGCTGTGGCAGCTATTAAATGGATTATTTGCAGTATTAGTATTGAATTGATCAATTAAGAAATGAATGGAATGAAAGCCAAACAGACATACAGATAGTCATAACTACATTTACAGACTTGTTCCAATGTTCTCTAGCTTCAAGTGCAGCACCATCAGCTCTTTTTCCGAGCAAGCTGAAGCTACGTTTTTATTCTTGttacaaaagagaaaaagagtaTTAAGTGCCAAAAATACAGATTATTGTTACATGCAGCAGTAgtgtattttctgaaataattatgAGAACATGAGGAAACACCATGCATGCTGTAAAAATCCCTAAACGtttacaacaaaaaacacatgcaaacgtTAATATACAATAGTTAATAGTGTAATTAGTATTTGCTTATTTCATTTGTccattcatttggcagatgctcaGGGCCATCGATACTCCAGTGTCCTTCGTATAACTGCATTTTGATGGATTGTTGTACTGAAATCACAAGTTTGAGCTCGAGCAGCATTGGCTCATTTCAGATACACATGATTAATGGGGTGCTATAGGTCAGAGCAGGTAAATTAATTTAGAAGCTTGGAGGTTCAGCAAGGGAGAAACTCCTCCTGTGTAGCCTAATGGTAATCCCACCTCTACTCTGCTTTCTTATTTAAGTGTCTCCGTGATGGAACACCATCCATCTTTGTGACAGTGCCAGAGAGCTGCATTTCCCCTCTCTTGCGTTTTCTCTGACACCCTGCACTTGCCTCTGAAGTCATTGTAATGAtgctttttctttacatttttcgGAGCTGGAGATTATGGCAAGCTCAGAAGTTCACAGGAGGCACCTCATTCTGTTATTAATGCAAACAAACCTCTACATTTTAAGGTTATCTCATGCATTAACCTTAAACCTTAATccttatttaatatatttaagcaAATAAAGTTTTCAGTGAATTTGCTGTACATTATATGACATGAACTTATTCATTTGCAGGAATAATTTTACTAATGTACAAATTTTAAGTTCTTCTGGCACTAAGTAAAGGAGCATTGAGTGAATATATATACTATTAATACAGGAAAACTTTTAACGGGAATTCAAATGAACTACGTCATCCCAGTACACTgaagtaacattaaaaaaaaaaaatcaaagcaactTTACACTCTGATCGTATGCCTTTTACTTGTCATTTGCATGATGTTTTATTGAATATGCGTTAATGATAAGCCTTCAGAACTATACACTCACATAATGCTGGAACCTAATAATGCGTACTACGTATTTCTGATAATAGTTGTCATTATTGACCTCAACCTCACAATATGTATGAACCACAGTTCCTTTGCCCTTTTGATTTAAAAGgctgcattcatttttaaaaagataatgCATTATGTATCATTGATGAGGGCTAAGTAATATACTACACTGTCCCCTGTATTCCTTGTGGCAGACCATGAGCCATAATCGATACTCAAAACGGTATTCTAGGAATATGACGAAGATTTATACCACTTTGAGCAAAGTGACACGTCCTGTTCCAGTGACTGAGAACATGGTATTGAATTTCGAAAAAGTAGGCACTGTGAGGTATTCTGATCCtgtgcaaagatttttttttttttaaatgagaaatcaCAATTGTCATTTCAAAAAAATAGTCTTACGGTACTGTAAAACTAAGGCGACCGAACAAGTTCTTTCCCAAGTAATAAAACAGGAAGACATCCGTATTGTTTTCTCACATGTTGCGATGAATTTAAGCTCCGTGACAGCTGGAAATTCTTACTCCTCTCCGCACTGAGAAACACATCCCCACAAGACAGGTCCATAATCTTTGACTGAagcttctgaaaaaaattaagtacagCAGGTCAGTGTTGCAAGCTAAATGCACCCATGAGAGCTCATGAAAAGGACAGGGGTGACATATTAATAAGTATCCTCCACAAGAATGTCAGCAGCAAATAATATAGCTTCAATAAAAATAAGTcattcaaatatatttaaataattatacaaaatgtaatatccAAACATATTATAAACCATGGTCATTTTAACCGAAAAGTTATTTGAAATATAGGAGGATCATGCTCACATTCATATTTAGAATCTCATATAGGTCTCATAAATATACATTGACCGGTAAATGCAACTTGTAATTGAGGTGATTTAAATGTTGTTGGCATTTCCTGTTCAACCGAGTGCAAGCAGatgcattattaatttcaataaaGTTGTTGAAGCTGGAAGCCATGCATTTATCTGTAAGTGTTTCAGAGAGAAACTGCCAGAGGCCAGTAGAGTGACTTTAAAAAGTGACCCTTTTCCAAACTCTACAGAGCCCATGCAGAGCGAGTCTTTCTACAGCTCGGACTCAAAGTCATTAATGTCATCTGTTaggaaaaatgaatgtgaatagAAAATAATTGCGTTGGGGAGCTGGGGAATATGGAGATATTCCTCATTAATAGTCACATACTGTGTGATGATCCACTCTATTCTTTATTTTCCGTGCACTTGGGAAGGACTTAAAAACCAAAAGTATTTCCACAAATTAATCCCAAAGCTAATTACAGCTGGTTTCCCTGTGCGCTTTCCTCACATCCCCTTAACAAATACACTACAATAAAACAACCTGGTTGCCAACTGGGGTAATATTTATACTCATCTAGCAAATGTACGTTTAAGGATTCATATGAATGTGCTTTGAATGATCTTTAAATAACAATGATTTAAGCACAATTTGCCCTTTGATTGGCTGCCATTGCGCTCATTGTGCCGTCTGAATAGCACGCTGTCTGATAGGGACAGCCATTGCCTTTATTCTACAAAGACAAAGTGAATGTCACCTTGAAGCACAGGGCCTGGAGAATCCCATATCCTGTACAACGGCAGCATAATAGAGATACTGTAGCTCTGCAGAgcatacaacacacacatataacagagcagctggagaactGTGTGTCGCACACAGCTGCCAAGCTCCCTGGAAGTAATGCAGACCTTTGAAACTGCTCCTCTGGACACTgctcaaatatttatttccaaTAAGCGATCTCGTTAAAGGTAGTTAAGGAACTTTTTGCAGAGTTCGCCAAATGTGTCCCAGTAAATCGGCTGCGGTGTTTGCTCTTGTGTGACACCAAGCATGAACACGTTAGCGCAAAGTGCAGCTGGCAATGTCAAGGGCATCCTATTAATTGAAATAAAAGACAAGGTGAAAGGTTTATCGGTTGTCGATCGTATGCATAGACAGATATAGATTTATAGACACAGGCATGCGACGTTTCCTTCTGCTCATTATTCCGCCGCCAGAATTGCCTTCAGCTGCTGCATCTTGACAGCATTG
This genomic window from Scleropages formosus chromosome 1, fSclFor1.1, whole genome shotgun sequence contains:
- the LOC108922313 gene encoding nck-associated protein 5-like, with product MDMLDIMNAYRNKLSEDVWEQQVILKGKSQMTNTLESSSDGSLVEEDVDKAKHLQERLQVLEAQNSALVMENEAQREQYERCLDEVASHIVQALLTQKDLREECLILRTRVLDLEQQNWILSTLFQQGVRPASDLLLEKLQSKIMDLSCGDVFLSAERSKNFQLSRSLNSSQHESQVRQVAGFPMEKYPSQMSLAVPAGVYSYSSCSSSELSLSSACSECSSGSFTWKEGHSCNKLSSFTWKKRVSFGTSAPSDTHRLSEEQLWSQKKEYHILAGLKMLQRYSQKKPSCLHSKSGYKDYMKSNEGIYSLGTNIRKKRTTKPFQIGKLSRLTGSKDQVLYDSDDADESSWDLSNQHNICAKDCCNHDVSNTFCRWKCDQNDIKNVDQLRSNPTNLLSTYNTKDFTKKLLRFSNVFESRKKDCDNLSSTVLHLKADSIRFQAKPQMSETDELEAEPQLDSSNGQHTEQLEWDLKKLSKVDEPLTSQSGWKNHSRFHSTESKERPFSLFNPFRMNACLKENTMSIIDAGNEKPIELNSQHIFQISEVQSIYNDEPNELPPLGSLNCEKGGNLRNHSILQIKGRPLELQTQNISCRTATGQNQCMGDSLKQLEIHVPEKQKPVRVHNTPDHKIQAVPPTHNCSKANIAKTHFQREESIYKISNVTATEVSSSGGENIGFTTQKSPTSPPSKMSGFVSLASTICSQSPKVSQPNNNLPNKNDGGTCSSSSLCDVQHLASPIGKNSESFAVSCSTKAVPLNLVYNPNNELQKSSSSQIPTNGKPKDATKKPYDAPSGLGCHCDTNELSFRGMKNKSAPHVSDNVSPQEHSKKKVQTFENGAALVDKTSSGYPTSMQDHFQYLALSQELMTKIPQPTSSCTDLNVDCQNSAENVSKTQIPLSLKGLVKLPLSLVKNPTTPLKYEKDHINTASKGKNALNGWDTKQRTQEKSKLGRRGGTRCNSMYGEQLFQVLPENNSTEDEIVDHKSLKSSLASGKLDLKPALGRKGAKPHSQSFSNHNPEKPSMSTSGGVGKVRKRIIMNMGENGNRQHLFVNSSQLASLSCPEEIPADCRRSLADAHKLTSSSSQSALPVSENRASNITKNEAHCPLTENEVHSFTFANKFGLKNSGRPMKVLPHSSSDTSPFPACQANEAMKNPLQSPIQMDLVKNKTKQVNSKVSPEKPGTSLSVSASTVEEKVMMGIEENMQKCQGQDKTQAPETKQKAALSLANWFGFRKSKLPAPSGKKTDPPKGKQQNTEAKTTSAVGLRQVKSDRKKDKKKNGTKHKDSQEVNISKASNKVDPVMGACNIHMGNASDQIQQQASRTGKDAFMKENFNRLPEVTQQTKNGSKLLSYKSSRCQMRTLDSGIGTFPKLEFNSGGEIAGSPETPVTPTLTSHPRYKIPSQDHWTP